TATCAGTTAACCTGTATAATCTTCCTTTTCTAGCTTCTTCATTTATACATTCCACAATATCTTTATTCTTAAGTTCACTTAAAACCTTAGAGATGTGATTTGTTCTAATTCCACTGTCTTTTGCGATGTTTGTTGGTATTTTAACATCGTCTCCTATTGCTTTAATCGTATTTGTACGGTAAGTTGATGATAAGACATATTGTCTTAGGATTAATAATTCATTAGATAACATTTTAATTAAACCTCCTTTTTAACTCCATTAAAATGTTTGTGCGTCTTGGAAGTTTATTTTTGCTTTCTTTAATGAATTCTGCTTCTTTAGAAGCACCATGAGCTTCTAATATTCTCATATATTCATTAAATACTTTTTCTTCTGCAGAAAATAATTTATTATTTTCTACTTGTATCTCCTCATATAATGAGTCAATATCTTCTTCAAGTTCTTGAAGAAGTAATATATTGTTGCCTTCATTATATGCTGCTTGATATTCCTCTTCTTTAAGGTCAATAAGTGAGTGTAATTGACCTATTATTATTTTACTACTTTTTTCTGTTTTTTTAAGGTTTTCTATTTCATCTATTATCATCATTTTTTTCACCTTTCTGTGTGTTATATAATAATATTGTTTAAGCAGTATATAAATATTTTCATAATATTTTAAACTCAAGATTAAACCGAACAGCACATAGTTTAACATATATGAAAAGAAGTAGTATATACGAATGTAGGTTTTTGTATATACTTTTAGCTAATTTGTAAGTTTATAACAAGTGTTATAATTAGAAATATAAAAAAAAGTTTATAAGACTTCTACGATTTTGTAGAAGTCATAGCCGTAACATCCACCATTACGGCTTTTGTTCTCATCGTATTCACTGTAATCACTGTCTACAAGGACACCAACTACAGTGATGGTGGTATTTGTTTCTTCAAAACCATGGGTGACCCCGTTATAATCAAAGGCACTTGTGGTGGTTGAGACAATATCTCCCACTGCAGGTTTTTTGTTAACTTCGTTGTAATTTACTTCAACGACTTTACTCTTCATTTTTTATTTCTCCTCTATGTTATGTTATATTATAATATGTTATAATAATATATAAACTTTTCTATTAATTATGTCCTAATTAATATATCCTTTTCATAGTGAAGCCATCAAATTGATGGACATCACCTACACGTAAACCTGCTCCATAATCGAGCAGATTTAAATCAGCCTCTGAAACCTCCGTAATAGCTTCTACGAAAGTTTCATACTCATTTTGTATACCTTCATCGACAAAATGTTGTGAAGGTATATTTATTTCACTTTTATCTCCTAATTCATTTAGGAAATACCAGCGGTCTGTTTCAAAGTCAGCTTCACAACTGATTTTGAATAACCCATTTGTGAGCTCAAAACCACATTCAGAGCTCACATTTACAGC
This region of uncultured Methanobrevibacter sp. genomic DNA includes:
- a CDS encoding transcriptional regulator, which gives rise to MLSNELLILRQYVLSSTYRTNTIKAIGDDVKIPTNIAKDSGIRTNHISKVLSELKNKDIVECINEEARKGRLYRLTDIGKEILANL